A region of the Microcystis aeruginosa FD4 genome:
AGGAGGTAAAAAAATTCTCGCGAAGCGGGCTATGGGGGATCATCGTTCCCAAGGAATACGGGGGTGCGGGCGTATCCTACGCCACCCTAGCGGAAGTGATCGCCATTATTGCCGAGGCGGATTCTAGTTTGGGACAGATTCCCCAGAATCACCTCTATATGGTGGAAGCGATCCGGCTCGACGGTACGGAGGAACAGAAGCGATTTTTCTTTGACTTGGTACTGCAAGGCAAACGGTTTGGGAACGCCTTCTCAGAGATCGGCACCAAGTCAGTGACGGACGTGCAAACCAAATTAACTCCCTCGGGCGATGGCTACGTTCTCAACGGACGCAAGTATTACTCCGCCGGCGCCCTGCTGGCCCATTGGATTCCCACGATCGCCGCCGATGAGAACGGCAATACGATCGTCGCCTTTGTGGAACGGGATGCGGAAGGCTTGACTCTGCTCGATGATTGGACGAGTTTCGGTCAACGCACCACCGCGAGCGGCACGACGATTCTCGAAAATGTCCGGGTGAAACCGGAACACGTCATCCCTCACTATCTAGCTTTTGAACGGGCGACCCCGATGGGTGCGGTGGCACAGATTATCCAAGCGGCGGTAGACGTGGGCATCGCCAAGGCCGCCCTGCGGGATACCCTGTATTTCGTCCGCAACCATACCCGTCCCTGGGTGGATAGTAACCAGGAGAAGGGTTTTGAAGATCCCCTGACTCTCTACAATCTGGGCAACGTGATCCTACAGACCCATGCGGCGGAAGCCCTACTACGTCGCGCCGGGGAATTTATCGACGCGGCCTATGAATCCGGGTTAGAGGAGGCGAAAGTAGTGGCATCCTCGATCGCCGTCGCCGAGGCCAA
Encoded here:
- a CDS encoding SfnB family sulfur acquisition oxidoreductase is translated as MTTLVNVETEPTAHLIQDDREAIAMAKELAAEFLQEDSLRDRERRLPVEEVKKFSRSGLWGIIVPKEYGGAGVSYATLAEVIAIIAEADSSLGQIPQNHLYMVEAIRLDGTEEQKRFFFDLVLQGKRFGNAFSEIGTKSVTDVQTKLTPSGDGYVLNGRKYYSAGALLAHWIPTIAADENGNTIVAFVERDAEGLTLLDDWTSFGQRTTASGTTILENVRVKPEHVIPHYLAFERATPMGAVAQIIQAAVDVGIAKAALRDTLYFVRNHTRPWVDSNQEKGFEDPLTLYNLGNVILQTHAAEALLRRAGEFIDAAYESGLEEAKVVASSIAVAEAKAIATEASLLATNKLFELAGTKSTLQEFNYDRHWRNARAHTLHDPVRWKYYAIGNYFLNGANPPRHPWL